DNA from Nymphaea colorata isolate Beijing-Zhang1983 chromosome 4, ASM883128v2, whole genome shotgun sequence:
GTTCGATGTGTTCTTTTATGGCCATAGCCTACTAAGAACGGGTAGCTACTGCAATGCACTTAGTTAGCTACTTGTTTGCTTATTGGAAAGGAAATTCTACCTGCTATGATCCTTCAATGTGATCTCACGTATTTTGATCTTCTTACTACATGTTGGAGGGATGACACAAATGTCTATATTTCATGATTGACTGAGCCGTTGGTGTTCCATAAACTTAAAAAGCAAATCTCTGCACAATAACACTTAAAGTAGGCAATAATACACGAAACCCAGTTGACATGTCTGACTTAATCGTTGCTATTTCTTGTCCTTTTCATTgggaaataaagaaagaggCTAATCTCTTCAACTCATGATGTTGCTGTCAGGTGGAATACCAGTTCAGCACTGCAAACTTGGCTTGCACTGACTACCTAATGAAGTTCATAAATAAAGATCCTGAAGGATATGGTAAGGAAATTCCATTTTGCTCGGCAGAAGACATGGTTGTTTTGAGATAGAATCTAAAGGGTCTCTGATAGCAGAATGCTGAATTATCTTTTGACAAACAAAGCATTATTATGTGGACCTCTAGAAGACAGTCACTTTTAGGGTGAATGGCAGTTATATGCCCAAACGAAAATTTGAAAGCATAGGAACAGTTCCTTGAGCTACTCCTTGTGCTAACTCCATTTTCTCGTCTAAATGGGAACTATTTATCTCATGTTTCTGTAAATGCACCTAGAATACGAAAATAATTTGCATGAACTAATGGAGTTGGATCAACAAGAGCAGAGAGATGTGATCATAAGAGTCATTCTAATGAACAGAAAAATACACCATAAATAGAAAGAAACagcaaaatcatatttttgGCCAACTTGATtaagttctttgttttcatgcaaCCACATCACAAATGAGTAAGTTATGAAGTCTCGGAACTGAAAAGAGCATACTTTACTCCTCTGTAACAGTTCCAATATCAgttatttcttctttcaagaaaataaaacccCTCATCAACAATAGCAATGATCTGCTTGCTGCGGCAATTCGGACATCTACAAAACTTGTAAGACATTAGAATGTTACTAGTTGGTGTTGCTCTtcaattctgatttttttttttccttcgctAACaatattcatcttttttttacCTCCCCTCCCTGTCTTCCTCCCTTCCCCAAGGTTGTAAGTGCAGATGGTAAGAAAGTCAAGCGCAAGCATCCGCTTACTGATGCAGAAATAGAAGATTTTCAGGTATTGTCGACATATGCAACACACGTGTCAATTTAGATAAGGGCTTACATCTGCTTTACGTCATGCAGTCACGTACAGTTATTGTAGAAAACTTGCCTGAGAATTATTCTCATCAAAACCTGGAGaaaatatttaatgttgttggaAGGTGATTTTTTCTTCATCCATTCTTTTCGTATATGAGTTTCATCACAGGGTCAGTTTATTTAACGGCACTTTTCTTCTGGCAGTGTGAAGAATGTACGGATTTGTCACCCACCAGAGGCTAATTCTACCAATTCTGTCGCTTCTAGATCTGTTAAACCCGATGTTCTGGTCAGCAACAAGGTATTTGTTtgtctttacatttttttgtcaGAACCCTTAATTTACATGCTGGAAGCTAATGGTGACTTTTCTGTGTTGGTGACAGGTACAAACCAGATCACATCTTCCTCCCATAAGACAATAACATGAAGTGAAGGAAATTAGCCCTCTATTCCACTTAGTAGTAGATCCTAATTTTTGGAATACGTTTATTTCCTTATGGGATGGAAGGGTAGCCCCTCTGTTCTAATTTACATGCCAATATTGGCTTGTACATATTTTTCCACCCTTTTAGCTTTTAGTTCTCTTGACATGGATGAACAATGCCTAGATACATTCATAATGTGCTTCCATTTTCTAATTATGTTTCTTCATGTTTCATTTTCCTCTGAAGTTGCATGCACTTGTGGAGTACGAGAGCGTAACCCAGGCAGAGAAAGCAGTAAGTTTTTCTCCCATTTGAAGATCTGAAAGCTTTTTTGTCATCCAACTGTATTAGACACAAAGCAATATCTGCATTGTAGATCGCAGAGCTAAACGATGAGAACTGGAGAAAGGGCCTAAGAGTGCGACTGCTTCTCAGACGATCGGTATCTATCACTGACTTGAAACAGAAACGTGATTTTGAATAGAAGATGACTTTTCAGTTGCTCACTGGTACTTCTTGCTTATTCAGCCAAGATCTTCCAAATGCAAGAAACAAGAGTTTGGCTTACCGGACGCTAACCACGAAAGTGAGAATATGCATCACACAATATGTGAACTGCTGGAAGGATGTTGTCAACACCTTGAGCATGCAGCTGAGAACACAGTATATTGATTATCTTGGTTTCTTATTGGTGCTCTTATATTAATGATGAATGCTACGGTGTATTTGCTGGGATTAGTTTAAGGAGTTTAACAGTGGTCCAAGTTATCAATCAATCAGTTAAGGAACAATGGCTGTGCGACTGCTTTGTAGTTGGTAAAATAGGCACTAGAATTGCTATATTCTGCGCTTATAATCTTATTGATGATGCAAAAACCATGTCGAGAAACTGGCTCTAGTACTCTAACTAGCTTAGAAATGCTTTTTAATGCAGAAACCGGGTTTCTAACATGATTTTGGTGTTACCCAAACAATTGTTTTCAAAACTCCTGCCTTGTTCATCTGGCAGTGCAGGAAATGCTTGGTTATTCTTTAGACTTCTGTTTTCATTCAGCAGAAACAGCTAAAAATTGTGAATAGCTGCAGCAACATAGTGGCGCTGCCATGCTTCAAATTTTTCTGTTTACTTGTCTGCAGGGTGATGAAAATGCTAAGAGAGGCTGTGGACGGGGTTGGGTGAAATGCCAAGGACATGGACAATCTCAGAAGCCAACTGGTGCCATGTCGGCGCAGCCAAACAGTTCAAGCCATATGAACCAAGCGAACAAGCCTCCAGGACCGAGAATGCCGGACGGCACCCGCGGATTTACTCTTGGCCGAGGCAAACCAGTGTCTCCAAGAATTTTTTAGGATTTCAACTTGTAGCTTAGTTATCACGTTGAGCAGCAAACTGTCACTTTATTTCATATAGGATTTCTCTTTTCTGAACTTCTATATTCTATGTAATTCTGTACGAGGGACTAAAATAAATGCATCAGTGCCATTAGCGAGACGCTTTTCGCCTCTGGCTTTACCCACTCACTCTGTTGAGCAAAAGTacgaagaaaaaggaaaggatgtATTGCAGACGGGATTTTTGAGTGTCAGTCTTCACCAGATCTACTTCCATCTGTATCTGTTCGGACGTCCCATACTCGGTACCGGACAAGCCTTCTCTACAATTCCGAGTTGCACACAATCCGGGAGAAGGTGACATGATTTTTATAACTTTTGTTATGATTGGCGAGGTGGGGTTatgaaaagaagatgaagggaAGTCGGCATCAAATTCTTGATCCCAATAATTTGAAGGTCTCAAATTAGATGGTAGATTCTTGTCACAAGGTTTGGTCTATAACAAGTTTTTTTGTCACAAGGCCTGGTCTATAACAAGGTTTTTTTGTAACAAGGTTTGGTCTATAACAAGGTTAATGGATAAACATTCTTTGCAGTTATAACTTTTAATGTGCAATTGAACACTTGAACCAGACGTACCAAGATTTTTGTCTATGAGCAAAAATTATCATTATCATAAGAGATAAGGGTATAGATAGAGTAACAGGGATAAGAATAATGAGATATGGGTATAGATAGAGTAACTTTACGAAATATGGTTATTAAGATATGGCAggatacatgtatatatgcaaaatagcaaaaaaaaaaatgaaaagaacatttaaataaacaaatgatataaagaaaaacattatatgttaataaacaataactctaaaaaatgatttacaaaattaaatcaaataaaattaagtAATTTGCATTAGCTTCGAATTACAAAGTCCAAATACCCACTTAAAAGTGCCCATGTGACGTAGGGCATAAATTTACCCACTAATGTTGGACAAGTAATTTTAACAAAGGCACACAGAAATTGCTAGGATACAATACAATGTGTAAACCATTAAAAACTAAATGATACCCATTCGTCTTACTTGCCTTGCCGAAAGATTGcatgagagaaaaagatgtgCCAGAAGattatatgagaaaaaaaagctGTCCCACGTGAGACGTAACTTGGCCCATGCAGGTCTCGAACCTGCGACCTTCGCGTTATTAGCACGACGCTCTAACCAACTGAGCTAATAGGCCATTGTTGAATGGCATTTGCTTCCGCTCTGTGATGTGCTTAAATTCTGCTCTCCGCTACCACATTACTAGGCTCTTTTCCGTCATCTGGCGACCATGGCGCTATGATTGCGACGCTGGGGCATCAACCCTACAGAGACCCACATCAGGTTTGCTCTTTCTTCCTCCAACGCATCACCGGCATCACTCAACTCAATCAAATCCTTGCCTTCTTCTTCACCAATGGACTCCACAACTCTGACTCCCTTCCCGTCAAGCTTGTCAGTTACTGTAGTTCGATTCGGAGAATGGACGTTGCCTCGACGTTGTTCAATCAAATTCCTCGTCCGAGCGCTTTTCTCTGGACCACCATGATCAGGAGTTACACTGAAAATGGTCCCTATGACCAATCCATCCTCCTCTTCATTCGAATGCGCCGTAAGCTTGTACCACCCAATCATCTGACCTTCCCCTTTGTATTGAAAGGTTGCAGTAGGATGTTGGCAGTCCATGAAGGCCAGCAGATTCATACcaacatttttaaatttgggTTTTCGTCGGACTTGTACGTAGGAAACACTTTGATTGATATGTATGGGAGGTGCAAGTCAATCGAAGCTGCTCGCCAAgcgtttgatgaaatgccttaCAGAGATTTGGTAGCGGATACTGCTATGATTACGGCTTATTGTATGTGTGGCCTTACAGAGGAAGCAAGATCAATCTTTGAAGATGTTTCGGAAGTAAAGGATGTTGTTCTGTGGAGTGCCATGATAGGAGGGTACGTTCAAAATGGGAAGCTGGGTGAAGCTTTGGCTTTGTTTGACAGGATGAGGTCTAGGCGCGTAAAGCCCAATTTTGTTACAATGGTAAGTGTAGTTTCTGCATGTGCACAGGCTGGAAATATTGAGGAAGGAAGACGTATGCATGAGTTCATGGTAGAGAGTCGTATGGAGATCAATGTTGTTATTAGCACCTGTTTGATGGATATGTATATTAAGGGTGGCCTTCTAGATGAAGCCATTGAGTTATTTGAAAGAATTCCTCGCAAAGATGTGGTCGCATGGAATGCTTTGATCAGTGGTTTGTCTAAGAATGGCCATGCTACTAAGGCCCTTGGCCTCTTCAGGAAGATGAAGGATTCATCGGTTTTGCCTAATGCTGTTACTCTCGTTGCTGCTCTTTCGTCGTGCGCGCAGCTTGGTGCTGTAAGTGAGGGCATGGCAATTCATGAATTGGTGAGAAAGATGGGACTGGGGTTGGATTTGATGGTGGCAACAGCACTTTTAGATATGTATGCAAAGTGTGGATGCATGGGGAAAATGCAGCATGTTTTTGATGCCATGCCTCAGAAGGATGTTGTCTCATGGAGTGCATTGATCAATGGCTATGCAATACTTGGATATTCTCAAGAAGCACTTCTTATGTTTACCAAGATGTTAGATGAAGGGGTGGTGCCCAACAGCATCACGTTTTTGGCTGTATTGAGTGCTTGTTCTCATGCTGGGCTGATCCGTGAGGGACAAGAATATTTTGCATCAATGCGCAGGGATTACTTTATAGAGCCCAGAATGGAGCATTATGCTTGCATGGTTGATCTTTTCGCCCGAGCCAGGCTTCTTGACCTAGCTAAAGAGATTATCAATAAAATGCCGTTTGAACCAGGAGCTAGTGTGTGGGGATCTTTATTAAACGCCTGCTTGATCAACAAAAATGTTGACATTGCTGAATGGGCAATGCAGCATCTTGTGCAACTGGAACCAAGAAATGATGGAAATTACGTGgttttgtcaaatatatatgcTGCTGCAGGGAGATGGGAAGATGCTGAGAGAATCAGAACAGCTCTTAGGGAACATGCCCGGCAAAAGAATCCTGGATGTAGTTGGATAGAGGTAGAAGGCCACATGCATGAGTTTCTTGTTGGTGATATATCTCATCCTCTATCCTCCCATATTTATGGGATGGTGGATCTGCTGGTTGAGCAGTTGAAAATGGAAAGCTGTTTTCAGCAAAAGAATTGTGTTTCccgatagagagaaagagagggagcaGACATGCAGTTCTATTTATGTCCTGTCCATTATTTATGGATTCAAATGTGCTAGGACAGGAGACTTATAAGCAGAATGAGTGAGGGAGATCCATAGATGAACGCAAACTGATGTTTTGATTTGCTACTATCCTGTTCAAGAAGATAATGCGGGAAATTACGTTACATTTCACAACAGAACATCTAGCTCTGTTTGTCCGGATGAATAGCTGTTCAGTCGCTATCAGGTGGTATCTCACATATCTGAACTGCAATCCATGTACTAGAAAGCAAACCTTATCTACTTGTATTCCTCGAGGAGAAGAGATCGAGTGATGCACAGCCAAGTACTTAGCAACTCAAGCCCCCTTTCTGTTGCTGCCTATGCTGGCTAGCAAGTCAACTAGAAAACCAGCGgatatttctttccatttttatgTGCAGCAAAGTTAGTTAATCAATTTGAAAGTAATTGATGATTCCAATGTAAATTGTGGAACCAATTTATGCTTAACAAATATGAGGGTAGGTGGTGGCGGTGGCTTGTACGCCATAAAGGACACATGTACAACTTCCCAGCTGCGGCTACTTAATTTATACAAGAAATTCTTCGAAGCTGCCAGGCAGGTCACATATAACCGACTCTAACATCAAAACTTCTTTTTACTGCCCATAGTACAACACAGTATGATCCCATACGCTGCTCTTAGAGGTTGTTTTCTTATCAGCCGTTTGGTCAATATCTTATTGCAAAAGCCACGCGGACGCGATAAACAAAATAGGAGACCTCACCCAAACTTTTGGACTTGCACACTTATAAAAGATGCTCATTTCTTGCAGTGCGGTCAGTTTCTGCTATCTCTTTTTTATTCCATCATGAAGAAACGACTGTTATGATGCCAGAGATAACCGTGCTACTTCGCCTTGCAGTTGTCTCCCAACAGTGTAAAATTTTGAGACGAGGGTCCCCTAAAATCTGAAGCCTTTCATCAGATGAGCCTATACCCACAAGAAGCCCCATTGAGGTTTGAGTCTGTAACCGGCCATAGTGCCACAAGGAGCCACAGCTGCTCTAGTCCTTTGGTCTCTTTTATCTCCCAGTACTATCTAAGGGAATGCTCAACTAAACTATCTTCATATATCAAAAGTGCAGGAACGCATGGTGATCTTAATCTGTTCTCCTCATCTTAGGGATAAATTATTCCAGATACACTACAAATTCTTACTCAACCCTTATTTCAGCAGCAAAAAAGGAGGTGAACCACTGCCACCACAAGAACTTTCTCATGCAGGAAACACCAACAGTTATCAGACTGAAGATGGCCAAATATCCCCATCTTGacaattatttttataattagaGTTTGGAGGGACGTTCGATGACTCGAACTAAACTTTATCGAGAAACACACGATAACTCGTAGAAATAGATTTCACATGGCTAATCAAACACTTTGATTTAAGACCGAAGGCTCTCCTTCCTTTAATCAaggttaaaaaaataataatgaagtCTCAATTGTAGGTCTTAGGTTGTTTGGTTTTCGGCATGAATTTTTTTGTCACATAATTGAAGACGTATCACATAATGTTCATAAGGAGGTAGCTTAGATTCTAATTTTGAAGTGATGCTAGATCTTAGCATTTTAAGCCCCTGGTTCTAACaaggatataatttttttgtttaaagaagCGAAAAATACAccatagatttataaaatatatgcaTCTCAAGTCAAGCGCCTTTTGAGTTGAGATTCATCAATTTGAGGTATAAGATTGGccaataattttcaaattgacGTTTTGCTAAAGGAATGATTTTAAGGTGAGCCCCATTTGGGGACGtcaataaaaatttgatttggataCGATATCCTACCaaactgcttcaaaaaaaatgagacatgAAAGATATTTAATATCCAAATCAGATTCAAACAttatattcggattcaaatttgaataaacaTCATATTGGgttcagatcagatttggaatTTAAATGGATATCATGCACCAAATGtcaaacattttgaaagttggttcaTAACATACGGTAATGCTATTCTGATTTGCTTTGAAAAGCAACATCTTGCTGGAGAAGTGAGACCAACCCAACAAAATTTAACCGTGAAAACCCTACTGATTAATAGCAACAACTTTTTtattaaatcattcaaaatgagAACATGAACTATATGTGTACAACTCTTAGAGTTGTCAGTAGTGAaagaatttttccttcttttttttttgggtagttGGAAGGAACAAGAAACAAgcaatattaatattttttgtttaatctaATTCAGCTAATTTTCTAttatttccaacaaaaaaacTTAGGAGAGGGTGTAACCAGTTTACAAAATCCTGGTTTTGGTCAttgtggctcattttttgagggGCACGCTGCACTAGGGAAGGGGATCCCCAGTTGAGTCTGAGGTTCAGTTGGCCGCACCTGGAAAAAACTTGAGTGAGATAGAAAGTGATAGCGTACGGACAACCTGCAGGTCTCGAGAGAGGTGAAAATAAAAAggggggaaagaaaagaagagattcCTTTTGAGCGCAAACACCCACGGACCTCCCTTTTCACTCCTTCGTCGGCCGTGAACTGAGAAAACGGAAAATGAAAGCGGTCGAACCGAAAAAACGGAAATAGGAACAGCCGAAATGCATTTTATGGCTTCTGCGGACGCGTTCGACTTTTTAATTAAGACAGTAAGAAATTCAGAAGGCGTAGAACAAATTATGATCCCAGACCTTCAGACGACAACAAAAAGTGCGAAAAGGGTactagttttaatttttaagtaacacgaatatataaacaaaaaaataaattgctccaaattataaaaatataaaatcaagaCACTTTTTATTGAATATGGATACCGTGAGACGGACTAAAGAATTGAAGCCAAAACGGTGGACCGCCAGAAGAATTTATTTAAAGTAATCTGCGACACACAATCAGATGCGGAGACGTTGACATTGCATTGATAAGATCGAAGCGGAGGAGAAGAGCGTCGCGATAGATAGTTTTGCAATCAATCATGAGAGCCCAATACCACttgctctttattttatttctttttgacTTGACGAAGCCCTCGAACAACTAAATGTTTGGTTCGATCTTTATTTGTGACTCACGGAAGTTGAGATGATTGagcaatgaagaaagaaagagcaaaaactgaagaatctgcttcaatctttATAACTAAACAATAAACTAAATTTCCATTACCAAACAACCaaaatcatatatttatttcaatCACAAGTCCTTGAATTGCAACAATGGCTTTATactttttaaatgaaaaataataaaaaaaaatacaatttttaacaTCGTGAAGTGCTTAGTTTTAGGAGCTCGAGGCAGCCAACACTTGGGGTTGACCATAAAGACCGGACTCCAAAGCCAAGCGACAAACAAAGACCCCATTGCTGAgaatatccaaaatccaaacccGATGGAtctctggatcgggtctggagcAACGTAGCAAAGTTTATACAAACATACAAATATTCCTTGAGGTTCAGTATcgtaatttaatttttttatttaaacaatGTTACCTAAATTGGCTCGGTGAATTAACCGGCTAAATCAAGTCAGAATCGAAATCTTTTGAGAAATGGGAAGAAGTTACTATTGGATCATATTTTCAAAAG
Protein-coding regions in this window:
- the LOC116253140 gene encoding la-related protein 6C-like, with protein sequence MAQLQMHRPTKMEESSETSSIEKTTTMSKLNAQAPEFVPRSQSQTTVPGIVYPCFHVVGGDGSQICYFPEHDLLSAQNLCSGLAFVPSSCSRDVLTEDLRQKIVKQVEYQFSTANLACTDYLMKFINKDPEGYVPISVISSFKKIKPLINNSNDLLAAAIRTSTKLVVSADGKKVKRKHPLTDAEIEDFQSRTVIVENLPENYSHQNLEKIFNVVGSVKNVRICHPPEANSTNSVASRSVKPDVLVSNKLHALVEYESVTQAEKAIAELNDENWRKGLRVRLLLRRSPRSSKCKKQEFGLPDANHESENMHHTICELLEGCCQHLEHAAENTGDENAKRGCGRGWVKCQGHGQSQKPTGAMSAQPNSSSHMNQANKPPGPRMPDGTRGFTLGRGKPVSPRIF
- the LOC116252305 gene encoding pentatricopeptide repeat-containing protein At1g08070, chloroplastic-like, with protein sequence MIATLGHQPYRDPHQVCSFFLQRITGITQLNQILAFFFTNGLHNSDSLPVKLVSYCSSIRRMDVASTLFNQIPRPSAFLWTTMIRSYTENGPYDQSILLFIRMRRKLVPPNHLTFPFVLKGCSRMLAVHEGQQIHTNIFKFGFSSDLYVGNTLIDMYGRCKSIEAARQAFDEMPYRDLVADTAMITAYCMCGLTEEARSIFEDVSEVKDVVLWSAMIGGYVQNGKLGEALALFDRMRSRRVKPNFVTMVSVVSACAQAGNIEEGRRMHEFMVESRMEINVVISTCLMDMYIKGGLLDEAIELFERIPRKDVVAWNALISGLSKNGHATKALGLFRKMKDSSVLPNAVTLVAALSSCAQLGAVSEGMAIHELVRKMGLGLDLMVATALLDMYAKCGCMGKMQHVFDAMPQKDVVSWSALINGYAILGYSQEALLMFTKMLDEGVVPNSITFLAVLSACSHAGLIREGQEYFASMRRDYFIEPRMEHYACMVDLFARARLLDLAKEIINKMPFEPGASVWGSLLNACLINKNVDIAEWAMQHLVQLEPRNDGNYVVLSNIYAAAGRWEDAERIRTALREHARQKNPGCSWIEVEGHMHEFLVGDISHPLSSHIYGMVDLLVEQLKMESCFQQKNCVSR